The Chitinophaga pinensis DSM 2588 region CTGTGCTACAAACGTATAAGAGATCCCTTTTGCCCAATAAGAATCTTCTGATAAAAAACGGTGTATCATCTCCACATCCATATGCTCCCTGCCGGTTTTGATAATGATCGCTGACATAATAATGGTTTGTTTCTACAAAAGTATAGGGGGTAATTAAATGAATACAGTCTCAGTTTGAACTATCTTTATGGACACAGTTAGTACGCTACATGAAAAATGATTTCTTATACATAGAGATATCCAATCAGCTCGGTGAACTCATAAAGAAACAGATCCTGCAACCGGGAGATCGCCTGCCCTCCGTCAGAAATCTCTGCCAGGAATACGGTATCAGTATGAATACCGCCAAAAGGATCTTTCTCGAACTGGAAGCGCAATCACTGATTGAGTCTATTCCACAATCTGGATACTATGTATGCCGGCAACCGGTTCGCAGACTTCCCCTACCCGATATCAGCAATCCTTCGGGAAAAATCAGCAATAAAGAACCGGAAGAACTGATCAGCAGGGTCTATGCCAATATCGGCAACACCGCATTGACACGTTTCTCTGTAGGTGTACCTGCCAATGAGCTATTACCATTAGCAAAACTCAATAAAGAACTAATCAACGCAACAAGAAACCTGGCCGACGGTGGTACCGCCTATGAGACACTACAGGGCAATGAGAAACTGAGAAGAGCCGTTGCCGCCCGTTCTATCTATTGGGGCGGTAACCTGCAGGAAGTCGACCTTGTTACTACCGCCGGCGGCATGAATGCCCTTTCCTTTTGTATGATGGCACTGGCAAAAGCCGGAGATACCATTGCGATAGAAAGTCCCTGTTATCCCGGCACCCTCCAACTCGCTAAAAGCCTTGGATTAAAAGTCCTGGAATTACCGACGCATCCCATCACCGGTATCGAAATAGCAGCATTAAAAAAAGTCGTTACCAAAATTAATCTCTGTCTACTGGTCCCTAATTTCAATACACCTCTCGGCAGCTACATGCCGGAAGAAAACAAGCAAGCAATCGTCCATCTCCTTGCTGAGCATAAGGTACCACTCATAGAAGACGATATCTATGGCGACCTTTATTTCAGCGGACACCGCCCCTCCTGTTGTAAGGCATTTGACACCGAAGGAATGGTGCTCTGGTGCAGCTCTGTTTCTAAAACACTCGCACCGGGCTATCGTGTAGGTTGGGTGGCTCCCGGAAAATTCAAAGACAAAATATTAAAGCTGAAGCTGGTGCACGCCATCTCTGCTCCTGCCATCACACAGGAAGCAGTCGCTAATTTTCTCACAAGCGGACATTATGAAAATCATCTCCGGCAATTCAGAAGGATATTACACAGCAATTATCAGCATTATACAGAAAGCATTGCCGCATATTTCCCGGAGGGTACAAAGACCAGCAGACCGCAAGGAGGCCTCTCCATCTGGGTGGAGTTTGATAAAGGGATTAACACGACGGAACTGTTCGAACTGGCTATGAAACAGAAAATAAGTATTGCCCCAGGGAGGATGTTTTCTTTACAGGATCAGTTTGAAAACTGTATGCGACTGTCTATCGGACTAAGCTGGTCCGAAGACCTCAAACGGAAACTAAAACTCCTTGGGAACCTCGCAAAACAAATCAAAGCTTCCCGATAACGGGAAACTTTGATGCTATGAAAGGAAAAAGACCAGCTATTTATGATTGTAAGGTGTAACGATCAATTTGTACTTACCACTCTCCAGCAATCGCTTCTCAAAAGAGATCTCCAGCTGTTTGCTTTCACCTTTCAGCAAAGTGAAATAGTTGTCACTCATCACAAGCGGTAATACCCGCTCATTGTTATCCGCTCTCACTACCTGCACACATACCGCAAATGCAGGTCCGGCAGCATTGGAAGGATTGCTCACCGTCGCTGTAATACGTGTACTATCACTCACCTGCACCGCCTTCGAACCCACCTTCAGCTGTACTGCCGGTAATTGATTCAAGGCCGTATAATCACCATTCCGGTTGCCTCTCCAATAGAAATTATCAGATTGCAGACTACCTTTGGCATCACTCAGGCGCAAGCGTATAAATTGCACTTCTGAAAGGGTCGCACTACGTTTCCCATATACCTCCAACTCATACAAAGAATACCCCCATTGTGAAGCCCGCTTACGTCCGAGCATTCTTACATAACGCGCCTTCACCGCCTGTAAAGCAATGGTTTCAGTACCGCCTTTACTGGTCTCTGTCTTATAGACATCTGTCCAGGACTGCGCATCATCAGAGACCTGTAAATTATAAGCTGCCGCATGTGCGTCTTCCCAGATCAATACGACATTACTGATCTCCTGCGCAACACCCAGATCCACATAGATCCATTCATTGTCGTTGTAATTACTGCTCCAGCGGGAACCTACACTGCCATCTGCTGCGGCAGCAGTGCCTGCACTCTCCGGAGAAGAAGAGGAAGCTACCACTGTCTTCCTGAATGCCAGATTGTCTGCATTAAAATTCAGATCAAAACAAGGCGTTGTATTATTCGCAGCGGCACGGACAGTCGCTGTCTGACCAATCTGTTTAGCAATCGTTCCATCCATATTGTATACAATCGCTTCCGCCTTCAGGTTACTATAATCCTGTAAAGTAGTATTCACCACCTTCACGGAATTATCCGCCGCACTCCATTGAATGTGCAAAGGCTCGCAGGCTTTTTTCACGCCCCAGTAAGCGCCTGTCAGGTCATAGTAATAGTCGTAAGTCTGCCATACCATACTCGGATAAGCAGATTGACTCATCCAGGTCATAATACCCGATGCATCCTTCCACATATTATGTAACCAACCCTCATACATCGCCTTGTTGACTTCAATATTCACCAGCTGCGCCTTCCGGCAATAGTCTTCAATACCGCTGGCAGTACCGTAACCTTTGTTGATCGCTTCGTCATATCTGTCCGGACCAGCATTAGCCGCCGACGGACCAAAGAAATGCAGGTCCCACATTTTATTACGTGGCCACCAGCTGCTGTCCGGCATAAACTGTTTAAAGCTTTCAAAAGAAGGAAACACCGCCGTACCGATCTCAGTACGTAGCCCCCATCCGGGCGTACCGCCAAATCCACCGGGAAATCTGGTAAAATACCAGGCGGGTGCAAAGTTCGTCCACGGACCACTACCCGTCAGACCATCAGCATGAGAATTCGCCTGATACAAACGGTCATTCCCATCAAATGTGCTGACGTCCTCTTTCAACCAATTATTCAAAGGTGGTAAAGGATAACCTTCATTATCGCCACACCATACCGCGATACTGGCATGATTACGAAGCCGCTTGATCTTCTCCACCGCATTCCTGTTGAAAGCAAAGATATCTTTAGGCAGATTGGGATGTGAGTTCAACCAGAAATCATCCCATACCAGCAAGCCATATCTATCACAGGCAGTATAGAATTCTTCATCTGTCGTACTTCCAATCCAGTTGCGCACCATATTAAAATTCATCTCACGATGCAGCTTTAGCTTCGTATCATATTCACTGCCACGACAACGTAACAGGTACTCCGACATCCCCCAGTTACCGCCCTTGATGAAGATCTTTTGCCCGTTGATATAGATATGCAAGACACCACCTGTGGTGTCATAACTGAAACGTCTCACACCGAAAGTCACGTTATGGCTGTCAGACACGCTGTCTTTTACGGTGAATTGCAGGTCACAGGTATATAAGGGCTGACTGCCATACCCGTTCGGCCACCAAAGCGCAGGATGGGCTATTTCCGGCTGAAAAGAGACTTGTTCCGTTTGTCCGGCTGATAGTTTTACATTCTTTGAGAATCGGATATTACCCGGCTGAATCGTGCCGGAAATGGTACCCTCCTGTGCCTGTGCAGAATGATTATCCAACTCCATCGAAATACTCAGTTTAGCGAGTGAGGTATCCGCGGCACTGGTACGTACCCATGGGTCCTGGATAGTGATTGCGCCGGAACCGGTAATGTATACATCATCCGTAATACCCATGTTCAGTCCGGGTACATAGGGCATCCAGTCCCAGCTGGCGCTGGAAATATACGTCGGACTTGAATAGTTCACGATAGGCGTACCTGGCCAGCTCACCAGCAAGGCCAGTACATTCGGCTGATCATACCGTAACAGGTTCGTCACGTCAAACTTTCCCCGGTCCATAAAGCCGTCCAGTAAACCAAGCCGATGGCCATTCAGGAATACTTCCGCTTTCCGGTTCACGCCTTCAAAGTTGAGCCATTGCTGCTCTCCTGCCTTCCGGCGGGAAAACTTAAACGTGCTGCGATACCAGAAATCCCGGTCATACTTCGCTTTATCTACCTGGTAAATGTTATCCGCATAGTTAGGATCTTTCTCTAATCCGGCGGCCACAAATGAGCCAAACACCGTCCCGGGTACAATCCCTTTCACCCATTGCTGGTCGTTGTAAGCTGTTGCATGAATATCCGTTGTCTGTCCCAGCTCCGCTGCCGCTTTCACTTTCCAGCTTACGGCCGCATTGCTGCTGTTTAAGGTCATGATCTTTTCCTGTCCGTTTGCTGCCAGGCATAATATCCCTAAGACCGCTGAAAGCGCCCATCGTTTGTTTCTCAACATTTTAGCAAATTTTCCTCGTTAGTTTGTGTTTATTTAAAACCGATCTGCACCCCCAGATTGACAACGCGCTGATTGATATAGGCGTCGCCCGCAGAGTTACTGGATACCTCAGGGTCCTGCTGGTACTTATCGTAGTTGGTCCATGTTAAAAGGTTATAGGCACTCAGGTACAGTCGTGCGTTGTTAAGGCGTTGTGGTAACCAGCGGCTTGGCAACTGATACCCCAGATCGATCGTTTTCAGACGTACATAACGCGCATCGATCAACCAAAAATCTGACATATAGGTGCGCGCACTATTTACAGTAGTCGGATTGCTGGTCAGACGTGGGAACTGTGCGTTATCCGCATTCTCCGGTGTCCATCTTTCCTGGTGGATAGGCTGAAACTGACTCTGGAAAGTCTCGATACCGGTACCTACCACACTGAAACTATATCCAAACGCACCCTGGAACAGCAGACTCACACTAAACCCTTTGTAGTTAGCTGCCAGTGTTAGACCCAGCACCGTATTGGCCAGATTCGGACGACCGATAGGTCCCCTGTCATTATTATCAATAATACCGTCGTTGTTAAGATCCCTGTATTTCAGATCACCTGCCTGGATCGGATATTCACTCAGCGGTGTAGCTGGTTTGTCATGTGTGTTCGCCTGGATCTTCTGAATATCCTCCGGTGTATAATACCCGATAAAAGTATAGCCGAATGGCTGATCGATAGGACGACCCGTTTCTCTCAACCAGGGGAAAGCCGGCTGTGCTTCATCCTTGAACAGTACCTTGTTCTTGAAATGCTGGAATACCAGGCTGGTGGTGAAGTTTACACGGCGGATGCTGCCACGGTAGTTGATCTGTCCGTCGAAACCTTTGTTGCTCGTTCTGGCCACATTCGTCGGACTGAAACCAATACCGATAATACCAGGAATAGAACCCTTCCGCACCAGCTGATCATAGCGGATATCATGGAAATAATCGACCGTCACAGAAAGCTTGTCTTTAAACAGGTTCATATCGATACCCACATCTGCTTTCCTCGCCTTTTCCCAGCTTACGTCCATATTGCCCAGTTCTCCTTCATAAATAGAACCTTGTTGGGAGTCATTTTCCCCGAAGGAATAACCACCGCTATAATAATACTCCTGACGATAGAGATAACGGTTGCCCGACGTCACATCAGAGCCTACTACGCCATAGGAACCACGCAGTTTCAGCAGACTGAAAGGCAGGTTACGTTCCTTAAAGAACGACTCCTGCGAAATATTCCAGCCCACGCCCACTGCCGGGAAAAAACCATTCCTTTTCTTCGCCTGAAAACGGTCAGAACCATTATAAGCCCCATTAAAATCGATCAGATATTTCTGTTGATAGTTGTAGCCGGCCTTGAAGGAAAGTCCGCGGAAGTTGGCCGGAACATCCGACTTAAAGGCATAACTCTGCCTATTGTATAGTATGAGTGAGTTAAAGGTATGGGCGCCAAAGCTACGGTCGTAATTGAGGAATGCCTGCGTGTTCACATTCCGGCTGTACAGGTCCGTATTGCCCGTCACACGATAAGCCTGCAAACGGTAGTTTCCACGGGGATCCAGCGTATAAGAACCATCCACCGGATTATAATGATAAGAAGGCGGATCTGCAGAACGGAACAGGTTCCTGGAATACTGCTCCACACCGGCATAAGCCACACGGGCCGTCAGGGACAAGCCTTTCGTCATAAAGTCCAGTTGCTGCGTAGCGCCAAATAAGGCATTAAAGTCTGTACGCTTACTACGGGTATAACCCCCATTCGCCAGACGGGCATTGATCGTCGGTAACTTATCCTTTGTATCCACCGCAAATGCATAACTACCATCCGGGTTCATGATAGGCGCGGAATAAGGATGTATCTTTTCAAAATTATAGACTTCCGATACCACATTGGCTGCATGTGGCTCATTGATATCACCAAAACGAGCTGTCAGGTCAAGACGCAGTGTCAGCGTCTTATTTGCCCACATATCGAGATTGGAGCGGAAGTTATACCTGCGGAAGAAATAGTTTGTATTCACTTCATTACGGGGATCAGAAAAGTCCTTTACAAGTCCGTTCTGTGTTAAAAATCCACCGGAAATAAAATACTTCACCGCCTCTGTTCCACCGGAGATATCGACGTTTGTATTCGCCTGCTGTGCAAATTTCTTAAACACCGTTTCATACCAGTTGATATTCGGATGACCATAAGGATCTTTCCCGTTCCTGAACAGCTCCAGGTCCGCATCCGTAAACAGTGGCGTCAGACCGTCATTCCTATACGCTTCATTCACCAGCAATCCCGTATTGTAAGCATCCAGCAACCTGGGCGTCTTTACCGGCGCCTGTAAGCCTGATTCTGCTCGTACGTTTACCTGCGGACGACCGCTTTTACCTCTGCGGGTCGTCACCACCAGTACGCCGTTAGCGCCCTTGATACCATAGATCGCGGTAGTGGACGCATCTTTCAGGATAGAGATACTTTCAATCTCATTGACGTTGATCTGTTGCAACTGGTCGTAAGAGTATTCAATATCATCCACGATGATCAGTGGTTTATTTCCCTCGCTGTTCAGCGAACTCACACCACGGATAAAAAAGTCGGAAGCATCTCTTCCCGGCTGACCGGAACGTTGCTGCGACACAAATCCTGGCAGCTTACCCATCAGAGTATTCTGCACGTTGGCAGTAGGTACATTCCTGATCTCAGCCCCGGTGATACCACTTACCGCACCGGTATTTGTAATACGTCTTGTCTGCGTAAAACCCACCACCACTACTTCATCGATCCCCTGTGTAGCAGGTTGTAATATGACATCAAGGGTCACTAAACCTGTTACACTGATTTCCTGGGTCGTAAACCCGATCAGCTTCACGATCACCGCATTCGACTTCCCCTTCAGGGTCAGTTTAAACCGGCCGTCCGCATCTGTAATAGCCCCATTGGTAGGCACGCCCTTCTCGACAACTGCCGCACCAGGCAATACGCCATTCAGGTCTTTCACAGTACCGCTTATGCTTTTTTGCTGTGCCATCGAAGACAGGGAAATGGCCAACAGCAGCAACAGTAAAATATATTTCATCTTCAATCAGTTGATTTCATGTCAGGAATAAAGCTTACCATCCAGGATTCTGGCGCATATTGTCGTTTTTCACTACCTCGTCGTACGGTATAGGATACAGGTACATTTTCGGGGCACTGAATACCGGTTTGAAGACTTCCGCTACGCTATAAGACAGATCTCCACCGTTGCGGATGATGCTCATGCCATGCAGCGGATTACCATACACCTGCTGTGCGATCTTCCAGCGA contains the following coding sequences:
- a CDS encoding PLP-dependent aminotransferase family protein, whose product is MKNDFLYIEISNQLGELIKKQILQPGDRLPSVRNLCQEYGISMNTAKRIFLELEAQSLIESIPQSGYYVCRQPVRRLPLPDISNPSGKISNKEPEELISRVYANIGNTALTRFSVGVPANELLPLAKLNKELINATRNLADGGTAYETLQGNEKLRRAVAARSIYWGGNLQEVDLVTTAGGMNALSFCMMALAKAGDTIAIESPCYPGTLQLAKSLGLKVLELPTHPITGIEIAALKKVVTKINLCLLVPNFNTPLGSYMPEENKQAIVHLLAEHKVPLIEDDIYGDLYFSGHRPSCCKAFDTEGMVLWCSSVSKTLAPGYRVGWVAPGKFKDKILKLKLVHAISAPAITQEAVANFLTSGHYENHLRQFRRILHSNYQHYTESIAAYFPEGTKTSRPQGGLSIWVEFDKGINTTELFELAMKQKISIAPGRMFSLQDQFENCMRLSIGLSWSEDLKRKLKLLGNLAKQIKASR
- a CDS encoding discoidin domain-containing protein — translated: MLRNKRWALSAVLGILCLAANGQEKIMTLNSSNAAVSWKVKAAAELGQTTDIHATAYNDQQWVKGIVPGTVFGSFVAAGLEKDPNYADNIYQVDKAKYDRDFWYRSTFKFSRRKAGEQQWLNFEGVNRKAEVFLNGHRLGLLDGFMDRGKFDVTNLLRYDQPNVLALLVSWPGTPIVNYSSPTYISSASWDWMPYVPGLNMGITDDVYITGSGAITIQDPWVRTSAADTSLAKLSISMELDNHSAQAQEGTISGTIQPGNIRFSKNVKLSAGQTEQVSFQPEIAHPALWWPNGYGSQPLYTCDLQFTVKDSVSDSHNVTFGVRRFSYDTTGGVLHIYINGQKIFIKGGNWGMSEYLLRCRGSEYDTKLKLHREMNFNMVRNWIGSTTDEEFYTACDRYGLLVWDDFWLNSHPNLPKDIFAFNRNAVEKIKRLRNHASIAVWCGDNEGYPLPPLNNWLKEDVSTFDGNDRLYQANSHADGLTGSGPWTNFAPAWYFTRFPGGFGGTPGWGLRTEIGTAVFPSFESFKQFMPDSSWWPRNKMWDLHFFGPSAANAGPDRYDEAINKGYGTASGIEDYCRKAQLVNIEVNKAMYEGWLHNMWKDASGIMTWMSQSAYPSMVWQTYDYYYDLTGAYWGVKKACEPLHIQWSAADNSVKVVNTTLQDYSNLKAEAIVYNMDGTIAKQIGQTATVRAAANNTTPCFDLNFNADNLAFRKTVVASSSSPESAGTAAAADGSVGSRWSSNYNDNEWIYVDLGVAQEISNVVLIWEDAHAAAYNLQVSDDAQSWTDVYKTETSKGGTETIALQAVKARYVRMLGRKRASQWGYSLYELEVYGKRSATLSEVQFIRLRLSDAKGSLQSDNFYWRGNRNGDYTALNQLPAVQLKVGSKAVQVSDSTRITATVSNPSNAAGPAFAVCVQVVRADNNERVLPLVMSDNYFTLLKGESKQLEISFEKRLLESGKYKLIVTPYNHK
- a CDS encoding SusC/RagA family TonB-linked outer membrane protein; protein product: MKYILLLLLLAISLSSMAQQKSISGTVKDLNGVLPGAAVVEKGVPTNGAITDADGRFKLTLKGKSNAVIVKLIGFTTQEISVTGLVTLDVILQPATQGIDEVVVVGFTQTRRITNTGAVSGITGAEIRNVPTANVQNTLMGKLPGFVSQQRSGQPGRDASDFFIRGVSSLNSEGNKPLIIVDDIEYSYDQLQQINVNEIESISILKDASTTAIYGIKGANGVLVVTTRRGKSGRPQVNVRAESGLQAPVKTPRLLDAYNTGLLVNEAYRNDGLTPLFTDADLELFRNGKDPYGHPNINWYETVFKKFAQQANTNVDISGGTEAVKYFISGGFLTQNGLVKDFSDPRNEVNTNYFFRRYNFRSNLDMWANKTLTLRLDLTARFGDINEPHAANVVSEVYNFEKIHPYSAPIMNPDGSYAFAVDTKDKLPTINARLANGGYTRSKRTDFNALFGATQQLDFMTKGLSLTARVAYAGVEQYSRNLFRSADPPSYHYNPVDGSYTLDPRGNYRLQAYRVTGNTDLYSRNVNTQAFLNYDRSFGAHTFNSLILYNRQSYAFKSDVPANFRGLSFKAGYNYQQKYLIDFNGAYNGSDRFQAKKRNGFFPAVGVGWNISQESFFKERNLPFSLLKLRGSYGVVGSDVTSGNRYLYRQEYYYSGGYSFGENDSQQGSIYEGELGNMDVSWEKARKADVGIDMNLFKDKLSVTVDYFHDIRYDQLVRKGSIPGIIGIGFSPTNVARTSNKGFDGQINYRGSIRRVNFTTSLVFQHFKNKVLFKDEAQPAFPWLRETGRPIDQPFGYTFIGYYTPEDIQKIQANTHDKPATPLSEYPIQAGDLKYRDLNNDGIIDNNDRGPIGRPNLANTVLGLTLAANYKGFSVSLLFQGAFGYSFSVVGTGIETFQSQFQPIHQERWTPENADNAQFPRLTSNPTTVNSARTYMSDFWLIDARYVRLKTIDLGYQLPSRWLPQRLNNARLYLSAYNLLTWTNYDKYQQDPEVSSNSAGDAYINQRVVNLGVQIGFK